The segment ACATAGCTTCTCAGatcaagttaaaacaacaaacgaTGAACCAGGATTCCTTGAAACTCCTCTGCTTTTCAAACAGTTATTTGAGTTAAGAATTAATGATAAACTGTGTAAatcctcctgtttgtttcacatGAAGTTCAGCTGTTCCTGAGCGTTTTCTTCCACAGTGGAGGTGTCTGAGAGGATCAGGTTCTCCTGGTTCCTCCTGAACTTCACTGACGTTCTCCGTCTCACGTCCCTTCCTTGGAAAACGATCGATCGGCTCATCTTTCTCGTGTTGTTGGCTGTAAGACGTCTGAgtttctctctgctggttcCTGTGGGGCTTCTGAGAGGAGGAACATCAGACTGCTTCCATCAGTTTTAAAGGAAagatgtgtttagtttttacagtGTAAAGGAACTCTTCTGGTAATAAACCTGTGAGTTTTCAGGGTTTCTGTCACAGGGAAACATTGAATATATCTCTACAGGCCctcagagaaaacacagaaaacacctcAGGTTTGTCCCATGGACTCTGAGGCAGCTCCCACCAGGCGCTTACTGACGCCgggaacaaaatgtttgtttttgtccatcttCGCCAAAATAACCTCGACCAGAACTCCCTGAAAGTTTTCTCCCAGGCTGCAGGAACTCCGAGTCCAGCTGGGCTGTTGTTCACTGCGGATCGTTTTTAAAACGTCTGCCTCAGGTTTTATGAATTTTGTTACTGAACAAAGATCAGACTTGATGCCGTGTTTGTTGACGATTGGCTTCAGGCTGATGTTTACCGGCTCAGATGTGttgaacacaaataaaaagcagatcgCTGCAATGTTCAGATGTTGATTCAGAGGCGCAAAGAACTTCtaacaaaatgagaaatatgttccaacaacacaaaaacactcgATGTCGTCAAAACATCTGTGAAATATTTCATAGATTTCAGGAAATAGTCCACACCATTTCATAACGCCAACATCTTCACTGCTAGCTGTGGTCAACAATTAGCATCAATTATTAATTGAGAAATTAGCAGGAGCGCTAATAGCTCTCAGAATGTTATAAACGGCTctgattgacctttgacctctagTTTTGGTCTTGGTTGTGATGATTAAATGAATCGAGAATCGTTTAAAATGAGGAGCTTCTAGTGattattctttatttgtcagtttttatataAAGCTATTTATTATGTGGGAAGTTTAACTCTTTTATACAGATTTCAGCTCCTCTTTAACAATAAACTATAATtataaatgtggttttatttcagttgttGCTTATAAACagattctgttatttttgtccCGTTGGGCTGAAACTAATTCAgtgataaaatgttttcctcACTGAATTCTTAATGATGGCAAATCGTTTTAAATGCTGAAATTCAAGAGTTCACGTCATCTTAACCATCattccagcagattaaatattaaatattcagAGTGTGTGGGAATCTCTCATGTGCTTCACTTGTTGGggattaattaataaattaattctCTCTTTAGGGAGATCATGTTCGTGGGGCGATGTTTCTAAATTCTGGTTTAACGTTGGTGTTGagaagtgggggggggggggtcagggTTCAGAAGGTCTACAAAAAtgatgttgatttttaaaaaatgattaatagAACATTTAGCTGTTACAAGGAGATGAACATGAGTCATAAATGggtaaaaaagatgaaatatttgagactgttggttttgtttcaacCAGCAGTCGTCGGGTCtgtgtgacttttattttggtgggTCGAAACGTGAAACGTTTGGGACCTTCTGATCCGAGCTGCAGGTCTCCTAACATCTGACCACGTGGTCAGTGAGGTTCTTCCCTTTTCTCTGTTAAAGGTCGTCTGGTTCTAACCTGAAGGAAAGATTCACACAAACAGATCATTTCAACCTGACAGGTCAAATTCAGGCATCCTGTGGGGATTATTGAATCTGAGTTCATCTGCTGATTCACAGAGTCGGGATGAAAGAAAGGCTTTAGATGGTTGTTAAACTATTCAGTGAAATAATAAACCAGAGAAACTACTGATAATGAGTCTCTGGTTCTCCTCTCTTAGCCCCGCCTCTGCATGGCGACGACAGACTGACGGCGGTGGCAGCGAGCAGCCAATCAGCCGAGGCCCTCCAGTAGCAACATGGCGTCCCGTCAGAGGAACTCGGTGCGGATCCTGTCGAGCCGGGAGCGAGGATCCCAGACGTTTGGCTCTCAGaggctcctgcagctgctggtggagGAGAAGGTCCGCTGGATGAAGTGGCAGAGTCAGGTGGGTCTGAGGGCGGTCCGACGGGCTGGCCCGGGGGGCGCTGTGACGGCGCTCCGCCGGGCGGGTCTGAGGGCGCTCCGAACTTCTGTTGAAGTTCTAGGAGTCATTTTGTTGGGACGACatctcttcctgtttggttttgctttgGTCTGAAAACCAACCggttctgtttgtctgaaacaTCATCTGAATCAGACTTCCTGGGATTATAAAACagttaacaaatatttatttaatacttATTAATCCCAGCCTGGATCCCTTGTTgcagacaaaaatataacaatatttaccaataaaaaaacaccaccacATTGAATCAGAACAcagtgaaacaaacagattaaaacgatacaaaaaataaatcaatgtgcaagaaaaagactgaaaatgtgaaaatgtgtgtCTGACAGAAAGTGGAGCTGCCGGACAGCCCTCGCTCAACGTTCCTGCTGGCCTTCAGCCCCGAcaggtgagacacacacacacacacacacacacacacatttggacCTGATGGGAGTGACACACACGTcacaataaactgtttatttattaaaaagtacGAGTAAACATGAAGCTGGAGGCAGATCTTCCTCCTCCGCCTGCTGTCAAACAACATGAAGCTCAGCACTGAAGTGTCACAAACGAGGCGTTCAAGGCAGCTCAGAGTTTTCAGTGACAGAGAAAACCTGGATCTGTTTACAtgaacaaatacagaaaaagggTTTTTATGACCTCCACCTCTGCTGTTCATATATTTGATTAGAACAGACAATAATTTTTATCTAAAGAGCCGaagttttctttatggtttcttttattgtctaaaaacctaaaagtatgaaattaaaaccaacaggcagctttatttttgtgacgtgaatttaatttatttttctttttctcgtAGGACCCTGATGGCCTCCACACACGTCAACCACAACATTTACATAACGGAGGTGAAGACTGGAAAGTGCCTACATTCCTTAGTGGGCCACCGCAGAACCCCCTGGTGCGTGACCTTTCACCCCACCATTCCTGGCCTGGTGGCCTCTGGGTGCCTTGATGGTGAAGTCCGGATCTGGGACCTCCATGTGAGTACCGCCTGCCTCCTCTGGAGGACCGGATCGGGCCTGTCGACCCCAGCACACataaaatgactataaatcagtcattttattaGAATCTGATGTGGTCGTATGTGAGAGTCATCTCAACACGGACTTCTGAAAGGTTTCATCAGAGAAAAAGACCTgataaagacatttatttatttatttattttattaacaggtTAGTGTAGAAATAAGAGTTGATGAAAATATCAATTTTaacccagatttttttttttttagtataaaacatcacaaacgATTTAAATCAGCTTCAATCATGAAGTTTGAGTCCGATTCACTgctgagctgaaggttttattctgtttgtttcaaatcagtGACAGAATCAATTTATCTGCCTTGGTTTGGAAATACCTTTAGTTAtgtgtttatattgttttagtAATTAGCTCCATCAAACAGTAAAACTCCTGAAGTTCTCCTCAGTGACTCTGATCTTTAGAATCTACCGTAGTTGTTCCATTTTTAGTTGATATCCATGAATTCTGCTGTTTGTCCTGCAGGGCGGCAGTGAGAGCTGGTTTACAGAGAGCAACGTGGCCATCGCCTCGCTGGCCTTCCACCCGACCgctcagctcctcctcatcgCCACCAACAACGAGCTGCACTTCTGGGACTGGAGCCGACCGGAACCGTTCGCCGTGGTGAAGACGGGCAGCGACACGGAGAGAGTGAGGTGTGTTTCTGACcatcaggaaaataaataatttttctgaaaacaaccTTTGTTTCATGGAGCAGATGAATGAACAGAAGCTTGTTTGTCTTGTCGTTTCCTGTTTTGTAGGTTAGTGAGGTTTGACCCTCTGGGTCACAACCTGCTCACGGCGATCGTGAATCCATCCAATCAGCAGgtgagttctggttctggtttttgATGGGTCTGTTCCTGTTACTGAAAGACTTTTAAGTTCTGTTATTTGCTGGGAGATTACTCTGTTTGTCTCCGTCTCTTCGGTCCCTCAGAACGAGGAGGACTCGGAGGTTCCCATGGACAGCGTGGAGATGCCTCACTTCCGTCAGCGCTCCTTCCTGCCTTCCCAGCCGGTTCGTCGGACTCCCATCCTTCATAACTTCCTCCACATCTTATCGTCTCGCGCCCCGGGGACTCAGGGGGGGGCGGAGCAGCAGCGGCCTCTCGGGGAAAACGGAGGCAGTATTGGGGAAACTCCCAGCATGCCTCTGGCCCAGTACCCCGTTGCTGAGCGCGGGCCGCCGTTCCCCGGCTGCACCCAGCACCTGGGCATGATGTGCCTGTGCAGCCGCTGCTCTGTCAGTCGGAACCCCTCCCTGGCTGCGTCCTCGGGGGCTCAGCCCGACCCCCCGTCGCTCTCCACAGCCTCCACCTTCTCTTCGGCGCGTACAGAGCCCAGGCAGCCCTCAGAGCGTCCCTCCGCCTTCACCTCCGTCTATTACAGCGCCAGCTCCTCCCTCAACCCCATCATCCCCAGCAGCATGGAGCCACACTCCGCCCCCAGACCGGGACCGGACTGGACCCGCAGCCTGTTGAGCATGAGGGAGGGTGGGGTCGGTCCGGCCATGCTGCCACCCAggacctcctcctcttcctccgtcAGCCTCCTGTCGGTGCTCCGTCAGCAGGACGGCTCGTCTCACTCCCCCGTCTACACCTCTGCCACCGAGGGGCGGGGTTTCCCCCAGCAGGGAGACGCGGGGACCCGAGATGCCGCTGGTACGAGTAGCGGCCACCACCCATTATGGGATGGCTTGCGCGGCACCTCAGCCTCCTTCCGTAACGTCCTGCAGTGCAACCTGAGCCGCTACTTCCTGGAGATCGACCGCATCGACATCGACCCGACGCTAGGGGGCAGCGTGGGGGAGGGCGGCCAGGAGCcgagccaggagctgctgaacaACAACATGGACCCTGATAGACCGGGaccatcttcttcttcctcctccacttcctcccCAACCATCATCCACTaccagcctcctcttcctcctccccccgcCTCCCACAGCCTGGAGAACAACGTTCCTCCCCCGGCCTCCCGAGGCCACCTGAACCGCTGCCGGGCCTGCCACAACCTGCTGACCTTCAACCATGACTCCCAGCGCTGGGAGCGCACCAACCAGGCGTCCTCCACCTCCGCCTCTGCTCCCGAGcagccttcctcctccacctcatcATCTTCCTCCCCCTTCCCTCCATCTATGCCTCCCTGGCAGCCCGAGGACAGCAGGAGGACGTTAGAAACTCAGACCCAGGACAGGAGGCTGGCTCCGGAGTCCAGCGAGCAGCCGCCTCCCCCTCCAGTGGAAGGAGCAGGAACTGTGGCCTTCCCCATAGCCCTGCCCCCCAGCCAGCCCAGCGAGCAGACGGTGGGCCTAGTGTACAACCAAGACACGGCACAGTGGGAGAGAGTGTACCGGCAGGCCTCCACCGGCCGAACCACCGATCCACCGGAGGCCTTAAGCCAAGAAATGCCTGTTGACCCCCCAGACGAGGACTCCCTGAGGAGGTGCGAGCAGTCTTCATCCTgtaaaacatcatcatcagctgGAAAAATCTGCTCTCGTCTTTAAACCATGCGTTTCTCCACAGGCGGCTGCTGGAATCTTCTCTGTTGTCGTTGTCTCGATACGACATGTCAGGATCCAGAGACCACCCCATCTACCCTGACCCGGCCAGGTACGCCTGAGGCTTCATCAGCAGAacatcagaaacacacacagattagaTGAAATTAAATCAGAGGTCAGAAGAATTGGACTTTAGTCCAATCAGCTGCTCCTCTTTAGCTCCGCCTCCTTGTTTAAAGGAGGTAGTTTCTGGCACTGAACAGGAAATGATGACAGCAAAGCATCACCTGAAGAATCTCAGATGTTTGATGAACTTGATGCTGTTAAAAGTTTCAAACTGAGattaaagtctttattttttattgaaaggtTGTATTTCTGACTTCAGCTCAGACTCTGCTCATGTCTTACAGACAAACTTCCTGAGTTTGCAGTgactggttctgatccagatgttACCTGCTGAAAACCACGCCTCACAGCGAGTGTTGCTGTCTGTTACTGAATCCTTCCTCTTTGCTCTGCAGACTTTCTCCAGCTGCGTACTACGCTCAGAGGATGATCCAGTATCTGTCGAGACGAGACAGCATCCGCCAGCGTTCTCTGCGGTACCAGCAGAACCGCCTGCGGGCCATGTCTACTTCCTCTGACAGCCCAACCAGCAACCCGTCCAGTTCCATGGACAACAGCGATGTGGACTTCGAGGAGCTGGAGTGAGTGTCCGTCGTTTTTAATCCGTCTGACGCAGCTGATGGTTGCGTCAGACGTTCGGATCCAAGCAGGCGTTACTCTGAGCTTCCATCTTGTTTCCAGCTGTCTCTTCCCTGTGAGATACGAACTAAAGCAGCTGAACTTCCTGTCAGAGCTCAGGACTGCAGTTATTTAAGTTATCTGTAGAAagttgcagcttttctttggtTAAATTCAAAGCTGCAGAGTTTCTCAcagataaacatttattttctttgtcttctcaGCATTAAagcttcatgttttaaatgtttatttttcagtgatAATGGAGACAGATCGAGACACCGGACGCCACGAAACGCCAGGATGTCTGCACCCTCGCTGGGTCGCTTCGTCCCTCGGTgaggagctgtttgtgtttttactccCTGCAGAACACTTTGGGTTTTTATCTTGTGTGTCTTCCTGTTGCCCTGCAGGCGTTTCCTCCTCCCTGAGTACCTGCCTTACGCTGGAATCTTTCATGAACGAGGGCAGCCCGGTCTGGCAACACACTCCTCTGTTAACAGAGTTCTCGCtggtaaaaacacacagaaacagcccACCGATACGAGTTCTTCCCTTCTCTCACAACTCAGACACTCAGCTTaactaagaaacaaacagaaatatattcaTCCTTTCCTGGaggtaagaaacaaaaagaaacacacacgaTGAAGACCCCACTTTGACCTTCATCAGAACGTGGTTCAAACACAGAAAGTTCATAAACGCTGCCCCCACGCTCCACCCAGCTCGCTGCAGAAGGTTTCTGCATGCTCTGAGCCGGGTCAGTTGTTAATGTGGACTCTTCAGGTCGTCCTCCAGTGGGAAGGAGGCCTCGCTCATTTAATCCATGAGCTCAGTTAGTCCTACATCTGATTGAGCTCTCCTCCCTCAGTgtgatttttctccttttaaaaagtattaaatataaacagatgatgtttgttactgtttgttgtttagagAATTTGAATTATCAGCGTCGTCCCtgacagaataataataaattcatgtttgttttctgagtgaaaaggagcagcagagttgaaTTTCCTGCTGGATGCTCTGATGTGGATCCAGCCTCCAGTTTCAACctgtttaaatcagttttttgtcCTCAGGGGCGTCCATCGGAGACGGTCAGTCTGCAGTCGCCAGCAACATCGCCAACACCACCTACCGCCTGCAGTGGTGGGACTTCACCAAGTTTGATCTGCCTGAGATCAGCAACGGTACATCCACTCAGGATTAACGTCACAAATACAGTTCACCAACAACCGCCCGGGCAGAGACCCTGAGTCTCCAGGCAGTTTGGAGTGAagagttgtgtttttatctccttTCCAGCTTCAGTCAACGTTCTGGTGCCAAATTGTAAAATCTACAACGACGCCAGCTGTGACATCTCTGCAGACGGTCAGCTGCTGGCCGTTTTCATTCCCAGCAGTCAGCGGGGTTTTCCTGACGAGGGCATCCTGGCCATCTACTCTCTGGCTCCTCACAACCTGGGAGAGATGCTCTACACCAAGAGATTCGGTTCGCTTTCACACCTCAGCTTCCCAGAACCGGATTCAGATCCAAACCGGGTTTTTAATGATCCCGTTTCCCTCCCCCCCACAGGCCCAAACGCCATCTCTGTCAGCCTGTCTCCGATGGGCTGCTACGTGATGGTGGGTCTCGCCTCCCGCAGGATCCTGCTGCATCCCACCACCGACCACATGGTGGCGCAAGTCTTCCGCCTGCAGCAGCCGCACGGAGGAGAGACGTCCATGAGGGTGAGAAGACACGCTTCGCTCTGGTCCAGTTCTGATCAGTCTGTTCTGGGGCTTAGATTTGTGCAAATATAAGGAGACCCATTACCCGGAGTCGGGTCGCAGCTTGAGTCCCACCTGGAGAATTtaagaacaaataatttaaaatgaatctttGGTCTTTCTTTGTTTGAGTTGTTAGACTCGTGTGTTTCAGGACCTCTGGGTAgatctttgtgttttgctgctgtCACTTGTTGATTGAGTGTTTTGTGGTTCAGATGGTCTTCAGCGTGGTGTACCCCATGGCTCCGGACCAGAGGCGCCACGTCAGCATCAACTCGGCTCGCTGGCTGCCGGATCCCGCCATGGGTCTGGCGTATGGAACCAACAAGGGAGACCTGGTCATCTGTCGGCCCGTGTAAGTCTTCATCACAGTCACATTATGTCGGGATTCTCTAAACGAGGCAACATTTAGTCTGAGTGAGTGAAGccccagaggaggaggaggaggaagaggaaggagttCACACCAGGGTTTCTAACGTTGTTCAACCATCGTCGGATTAGACCTAGAAGGTCTGCCCAGAAAGGCTTCTGATGTCATCTCATTACTGtaatctaatttttatttatttctagaCTAAAGATGCAAcagtttggtgtgtgtgtgtgtgtgggtgtgtgtgtgtgggtgggtgtgtgtgtgtgtgtgtgtgtgtgtgtgtgtgtgtcatggcAATCGCATCACAAAACTGagtgatttaaacaacaaaaagtacaaatatgacaaaaata is part of the Kryptolebias marmoratus isolate JLee-2015 linkage group LG11, ASM164957v2, whole genome shotgun sequence genome and harbors:
- the ambra1b gene encoding activating molecule in BECN1-regulated autophagy protein 1b isoform X1 → MASRQRNSVRILSSRERGSQTFGSQRLLQLLVEEKVRWMKWQSQKVELPDSPRSTFLLAFSPDRTLMASTHVNHNIYITEVKTGKCLHSLVGHRRTPWCVTFHPTIPGLVASGCLDGEVRIWDLHGGSESWFTESNVAIASLAFHPTAQLLLIATNNELHFWDWSRPEPFAVVKTGSDTERVRLVRFDPLGHNLLTAIVNPSNQQNEEDSEVPMDSVEMPHFRQRSFLPSQPVRRTPILHNFLHILSSRAPGTQGGAEQQRPLGENGGSIGETPSMPLAQYPVAERGPPFPGCTQHLGMMCLCSRCSVSRNPSLAASSGAQPDPPSLSTASTFSSARTEPRQPSERPSAFTSVYYSASSSLNPIIPSSMEPHSAPRPGPDWTRSLLSMREGGVGPAMLPPRTSSSSSVSLLSVLRQQDGSSHSPVYTSATEGRGFPQQGDAGTRDAAGTSSGHHPLWDGLRGTSASFRNVLQCNLSRYFLEIDRIDIDPTLGGSVGEGGQEPSQELLNNNMDPDRPGPSSSSSSTSSPTIIHYQPPLPPPPASHSLENNVPPPASRGHLNRCRACHNLLTFNHDSQRWERTNQASSTSASAPEQPSSSTSSSSSPFPPSMPPWQPEDSRRTLETQTQDRRLAPESSEQPPPPPVEGAGTVAFPIALPPSQPSEQTVGLVYNQDTAQWERVYRQASTGRTTDPPEALSQEMPVDPPDEDSLRRRLLESSLLSLSRYDMSGSRDHPIYPDPARLSPAAYYAQRMIQYLSRRDSIRQRSLRYQQNRLRAMSTSSDSPTSNPSSSMDNSDVDFEELDDNGDRSRHRTPRNARMSAPSLGRFVPRRFLLPEYLPYAGIFHERGQPGLATHSSVNRVLAGASIGDGQSAVASNIANTTYRLQWWDFTKFDLPEISNASVNVLVPNCKIYNDASCDISADGQLLAVFIPSSQRGFPDEGILAIYSLAPHNLGEMLYTKRFGSLSHLSFPEPDSDPNRVFNDPVSLPPTGPNAISVSLSPMGCYVMVGLASRRILLHPTTDHMVAQVFRLQQPHGGETSMRMVFSVVYPMAPDQRRHVSINSARWLPDPAMGLAYGTNKGDLVICRPVFYRSDGESPAEPSSEPLFSVNNSGTSRTRGSDRPGPNRSGWRLDRDMGLMNAIGLQPRNPAPSVTSQGTQTPIIQLQNAETQTERDLSEPSTSQPPLNVTPETPSTSRAAQAPQEASESRVQDGETPEASAEPNTSAAGSGPVESAEFGSGEDALARIRRLIAEGGMTAVVQREQSTTMASMGGFGNNIIVSHRIHRGSQTGPGASRPAADLSSQPLLLAPPIWGPSVLRGPPPPTLSVTVDMDDVFDGGRTDDDSPPGPSSSSLLLSSPSSSSSSSSSHSPLPGSEGGPNSYPGDPYSR
- the ambra1b gene encoding activating molecule in BECN1-regulated autophagy protein 1b isoform X2 produces the protein MASRQRNSVRILSSRERGSQTFGSQRLLQLLVEEKVRWMKWQSQKVELPDSPRSTFLLAFSPDRTLMASTHVNHNIYITEVKTGKCLHSLVGHRRTPWCVTFHPTIPGLVASGCLDGEVRIWDLHGGSESWFTESNVAIASLAFHPTAQLLLIATNNELHFWDWSRPEPFAVVKTGSDTERVRLVRFDPLGHNLLTAIVNPSNQQNEEDSEVPMDSVEMPHFRQRSFLPSQPVRRTPILHNFLHILSSRAPGTQGGAEQQRPLGENGGSIGETPSMPLAQYPVAERGPPFPGCTQHLGMMCLCSRCSVSRNPSLAASSGAQPDPPSLSTASTFSSARTEPRQPSERPSAFTSVYYSASSSLNPIIPSSMEPHSAPRPGPDWTRSLLSMREGGVGPAMLPPRTSSSSSVSLLSVLRQQDGSSHSPVYTSATEGRGFPQQGDAGTRDAAGTSSGHHPLWDGLRGTSASFRNVLQCNLSRYFLEIDRIDIDPTLGGSVGEGGQEPSQELLNNNMDPDRPGPSSSSSSTSSPTIIHYQPPLPPPPASHSLENNVPPPASRGHLNRCRACHNLLTFNHDSQRWERTNQASSTSASAPEQPSSSTSSSSSPFPPSMPPWQPEDSRRTLETQTQDRRLAPESSEQPPPPPVEGAGTVAFPIALPPSQPSEQTVGLVYNQDTAQWERVYRQASTGRTTDPPEALSQEMPVDPPDEDSLRRRLLESSLLSLSRYDMSGSRDHPIYPDPARLSPAAYYAQRMIQYLSRRDSIRQRSLRYQQNRLRAMSTSSDSPTSNPSSSMDNSDVDFEELDDNGDRSRHRTPRNARMSAPSLGRFVPRRFLLPEYLPYAGIFHERGQPGLATHSSVNRVLAGASIGDGQSAVASNIANTTYRLQWWDFTKFDLPEISNASVNVLVPNCKIYNDASCDISADGQLLAVFIPSSQRGFPDEGILAIYSLAPHNLGEMLYTKRFGPNAISVSLSPMGCYVMVGLASRRILLHPTTDHMVAQVFRLQQPHGGETSMRMVFSVVYPMAPDQRRHVSINSARWLPDPAMGLAYGTNKGDLVICRPVFYRSDGESPAEPSSEPLFSVNNSGTSRTRGSDRPGPNRSGWRLDRDMGLMNAIGLQPRNPAPSVTSQGTQTPIIQLQNAETQTERDLSEPSTSQPPLNVTPETPSTSRAAQAPQEASESRVQDGETPEASAEPNTSAAGSGPVESAEFGSGEDALARIRRLIAEGGMTAVVQREQSTTMASMGGFGNNIIVSHRIHRGSQTGPGASRPAADLSSQPLLLAPPIWGPSVLRGPPPPTLSVTVDMDDVFDGGRTDDDSPPGPSSSSLLLSSPSSSSSSSSSHSPLPGSEGGPNSYPGDPYSR